The DNA segment GGATGTTGATGGCATTGGGCTCTCGCCGTCCGGCAAGTATTTGCCGCCCGTTGCCAGCCATTGCACTGACGCAAGCAATGTTAAGCCACCAAGCAAAATTCCCAAAATCAGCCGCTGATAGCCCGGAGGGCGACAGATACTTGCCGGCGGCGTCAGCCGCCGGGGTGGAAAAAGCGGATGGCAAAGCCCGGAGGGCGACAGAATTTTTCCATCGCTCATTCTGTCGCCCGCTAAGCTTAAAGAGTGTGCTCAAAGCCAATGCGTTGGCCGGACGGCTTGCGCCGTTCCGCTAAGGATGTTGATGGCATTGGGCTCTCGCCGTTCCGCTGACTCTTCTCTTGATCTCTGCCAAGCCCGCACCTGCGCTTAACTTAGCTGCTCAGCTGCTCAGCTGCTTGACCGCTTCGATCACTTTGGCATCGTGGCCGGCGACCTGGACCCGTTTCCAGGTTTTGGCGATTTTGCCTTTTCCGTCGATGATGAACGTGCTGCGTTGGATCCCCATCGATTTCTTCCCGTACATGTTTTTCTCTCGCCAAGCACCATAGGCTTCGCTGATCGCATGGTCGGGATCGGCCAGCAGGGGGAAATTCAGTTCGTATTTGTCGCGGAAACGCTCGTGGCTTTCGACCGTGTCGGGGCTGATCCCCAGCAGCACGACCCCCAGATCCTGCAGTTCGCCGCTGCGGTCTCGGAATGCACAGGCCTCTTTTGTGCAGCCGGGCGTGTCATCGCGGGGGTAAAAGTACAGAACGACGGTCTGCCCTTTGAAATCCGAGAGTTTGACCGTGTCGCCACCGTACGTCTTCAAACGAAAAGGGACCGCTTTGTCGCCAGCTTCTAGCCATTCTGCCATCGTATTCGGATCTCCAGGGGATCAAATGAGAGAATCTCGGTTGTCGTCGCCTCCACTTTCGCAGCCTTCGAACTGTCTCAGATTTGGCATTATTTTCAAGGGCAGCCAATTTTCCGGGACTCAAATGCCGGAACGGATCGACATGATCGCGTCGGGTGTTAGAATCATTCCGCATTCGAATCGTCCGATTCGCTAATCATTTGCTTTCAACTGCTGCAGAACCTGTGACCGATCAACCCCCTGCTGAATCCCCGAAATCGCATCGCCCTCTGGGTACGGAGGGGAGCCTGAAACTTGCCACAGCCGCCGCGAAGGTCATTTTGGACAATCGTGGGAGCGATCTATTGATCCTGGACGTCTGCGAGCAGACGGCTTTGTTCGATTATTTCGTGATCGGTACTGGGACCAGTCGCCGCCAGCTGCACGCGATCAGCGAAGAGATCGATGATGTCCTGGAAAAGCAGATGGGCGATCGTCGGATGGGACGTGAAGGGTATGACGCAAGTCACTGGATCGTGCTGGATTACGGGAACCTTGTTGTCCACTTGTTCGACGAGGAAACCCGATCCTATTACGACTTGGAATCGCTTTGGGCGGACGCTCGTAAAGTCCCGCTGACCGATCTGGGTTTACACGATTCCTCGCAGGATGCGGAATAAACGATGCATATTCAGAGTCTGTTCAAGCAGCGGTTGGCAGCCGCTTTGGCGGAACTTACGGACAATGCGGAAGAGTTGTCCCAGATGGTGCGTCCGACGCAGGAACCTCGCTTTGGCGATTACCAAGCCAACTGCGCGATGCCTTTGAAACAGTCTTTGGGGATTCCGCCGCGCGAGATCGCGGAAAAAATCGTCGCTCGATTGCAAGTCAACGATCTTTGCGATCCTCCTGAAATCGCTGGTCCCGGATTTATCAATCTGCGTTTACGGGATGACTGGATCGCCGAGGCGACGTCCTCCTTGCTAAATGATCCGCAGTTGGGAGTGGAGCAGCCTGTTCGTCCGCGGACCGTGCTGGTCGATTATTCGTCGCCGAATGTCGCCAAACCGATGCACGTCGGCCATATTCGCTCGACCGTTATCGGCGATTGCCTTTCGCGAACGCTGCGGTTCCTGGGGCATCACGTGATTACCGATAATCACCTTGGAGACTGGGGAACCCAGTTCGGGATGATTATTTACGGTTATAAAAACTTCGCCGATGAGCAGGCCTTTCAGAAGGCGCCCGTTCTGGAATTGCTCCGCTTGTACCGCTTGGTGAATCAGTTCATCGACTACCACGCGGCGAAAAATCAGTTGGCCGGTGCGACCGCGGGCATCGCCGAAATCAATGCACAAGTCGAAGCCGCGGAGTCGGCGGTGAGTGCTGCCGAAAGTGCGGCGGCCGATAAAGCCACCTTGAAAAAGCTTCGCAAAACGGCGGAAGGACTACGGCGTAAATCGCTTGCCGCCGTCGCCAGCCTGCAATCCGCAGAGAAAAAGATCGCCGACGTCGAATCCGATCCGGCCCTGGCAGCTCAGGCGGCCCAGCACGCTGGAATCGGCAGCGCTGTCTTGGAAGAAACTGCAAAATTGCATCGCGGAGACAGTGAAAACCGTGAGCTGTGGGACAAATTCCTGCCTCACTGTGCGGACGAAATCAACCGGGTCTACAATCGCCTGGGCGTGAAGTTCGACCATACGTTGGGTGAAAGTTTTTATCATCCGATGCTGGCCGATGTCGTTCAGCAGTTGGCCGACGCCGGGTTGGCCGTGGAGAGCGAGGGGGCGATGTGCGTCTTCTTGGAGGGCTTTGATGCTCCGCTGATCGTTCAGAAGAAAGATGGCGCGTTCCTGTATGGGACGACCGATATTGCCACGCTGAAGTACCGGCACGAGAAATTCCAGCCTGACGAAATCCTTTACGTGGTCGATTCGCGGCAATCCGATCACTTCGACAAACTGTTTGCGGTCGCTCCGAAAATTGGATTGGGTGGGATCAAATTGGTCCATGTCCAGTTCGGTACGGTCTTGGGCGAAGACGGCAAGCCTTTAAAAACTCGCTCGGGTAGCAACGCCGGCTTGGAAGAGCTGCTGGATGATGCGGTGGCGGCGGCTACCGAAGCGGTTTGCAGCCCCGAACGAGCCGAGAAACTGAATCCGCCTCTGACAGAGGCCGAGAAAACAACGATCGCAAACGTGATTGGCCATGGAGCGATCAAGTATGCCGACCTTGCGCATCACCGTGCCAGTGATTACCGCTTCAGCTTGAAGAAGATGGTTGCCCTGGAAGGGAATACGGTCGCCTATCTGGAATATGCCCACGCACGCGTGCAGGGGATTCTGCGGGCAGCCGAAACGGATGAAGCGGCCGTTCGCAATCAGGCCGCTGCCGTGATCGTGACCGAGCCCGCCGAACGAGCCCTTTGTTTGGCACTGCTCCGTTTTCCGGAAGCCTTGCAACAGGTGGCTGACGATTACGCGCCAAGTGCCTTGGTCGACTACCTTTATGAAACCGCTCGTAAGTACATGGTCTTCAACGATAGTTGCCATGTAATGAAGGCCAACGACGAAGCGATTAAAGCTTCGCGGTTGACCTTGATCGCGGTCACCGGCCGGGTGTTAAGAACCGGCCTGGGATTGTTGGGGATCGACTCGGTCGACCGAATGTAAGCTAGCGTTTGATGCTGTTCGCATCTGCAGCGGCTTGGCGAGTCACTTCGATCGCCGAGCGAGTGTATCGTGAGTGCTCGCGATAAAAGTGGTTCATGGTTTCTTCGTTGGCAAAGAAGAACATGCGTTTGAATTCGGGGTCTTTCATTCCCCATTCTCGGCTGCCTTGGACCAAGCGTCGTTCTTCGAAGAACAGGACCACGTCCATGCCGTTCATGACCGGAGTGTAAGCTTCCGGATTGGCGCGGAACGTTTCCATCGCTTCGTCCGAGCGGAACAGGAACAGTTGTCCCAGGTGAATCAGCCCAAAGTCTGGGTTGCCAGCCTCCCAGCGGTCCTCGTCGATGACCGTTACTGGGCAGTATCCTTGCATGGCAAGTGCGGGTGCCTCCGTCGTCTCTTCCGTAGGGGCTCCGCGGTTCGCGTCGGTCGATTCGGTCGTAGGCGAAGTCGCCACGCTGTTCGATGGCTCTGGGGTCGGCGCTTGCGCTGGACCTGCAAAGCTCATCCCTTCGGTGCGGTGGCCAACGGTCGACGCATTGATCTGGTTGGGGAACTGTGGAGCCGCTTCGGAAGGATTGGCTTTCGTTTCAGGAGGCAGCCCCATTCCTGGTGGCAGGGCAAACCCGTTGCTAGGCGGTGCGGTTTGCTGAGCCAGGTTGGCGGACGGTTGTGGCATGCCTAAACCGGTGGTTGCAGTCGCCGGAGGTGCGGTTGCTGCTGCAGCGGCGGTTGCTGCAGCGGCGGTTGCTGCAGCGGCGGCTGCGTATGGGTTTTGAGATGGTCCGGCGGCTGCGTACGGATTGCCGTTCACTGCGGCTGGATCATTAGCGGGCGCCGATGGCTGGGATGCAAATTGATTGACCTGCGGGCCAGCTCCGGTGGAGAGCCCGGTTGGTGGTGCTTGCGGAGCCTGCGTCGCCGGTGGCGAATTGGGTTTCGCTACCAATTGGCTGCCCGGTTGGACGCCGGTCGCCGAAGGCTGAGCTGCCGAAGGGGCTTGC comes from the Roseimaritima multifibrata genome and includes:
- the bcp gene encoding thioredoxin-dependent thiol peroxidase, whose translation is MAEWLEAGDKAVPFRLKTYGGDTVKLSDFKGQTVVLYFYPRDDTPGCTKEACAFRDRSGELQDLGVVLLGISPDTVESHERFRDKYELNFPLLADPDHAISEAYGAWREKNMYGKKSMGIQRSTFIIDGKGKIAKTWKRVQVAGHDAKVIEAVKQLSS
- the rsfS gene encoding ribosome silencing factor, giving the protein MTDQPPAESPKSHRPLGTEGSLKLATAAAKVILDNRGSDLLILDVCEQTALFDYFVIGTGTSRRQLHAISEEIDDVLEKQMGDRRMGREGYDASHWIVLDYGNLVVHLFDEETRSYYDLESLWADARKVPLTDLGLHDSSQDAE
- the argS gene encoding arginine--tRNA ligase, producing the protein MHIQSLFKQRLAAALAELTDNAEELSQMVRPTQEPRFGDYQANCAMPLKQSLGIPPREIAEKIVARLQVNDLCDPPEIAGPGFINLRLRDDWIAEATSSLLNDPQLGVEQPVRPRTVLVDYSSPNVAKPMHVGHIRSTVIGDCLSRTLRFLGHHVITDNHLGDWGTQFGMIIYGYKNFADEQAFQKAPVLELLRLYRLVNQFIDYHAAKNQLAGATAGIAEINAQVEAAESAVSAAESAAADKATLKKLRKTAEGLRRKSLAAVASLQSAEKKIADVESDPALAAQAAQHAGIGSAVLEETAKLHRGDSENRELWDKFLPHCADEINRVYNRLGVKFDHTLGESFYHPMLADVVQQLADAGLAVESEGAMCVFLEGFDAPLIVQKKDGAFLYGTTDIATLKYRHEKFQPDEILYVVDSRQSDHFDKLFAVAPKIGLGGIKLVHVQFGTVLGEDGKPLKTRSGSNAGLEELLDDAVAAATEAVCSPERAEKLNPPLTEAEKTTIANVIGHGAIKYADLAHHRASDYRFSLKKMVALEGNTVAYLEYAHARVQGILRAAETDEAAVRNQAAAVIVTEPAERALCLALLRFPEALQQVADDYAPSALVDYLYETARKYMVFNDSCHVMKANDEAIKASRLTLIAVTGRVLRTGLGLLGIDSVDRM
- a CDS encoding DUF255 domain-containing protein translates to MTLFSGTNLYAEISWNENLRTARAQAEEEGKLLLLHFYTDNCHWCDKLEAGAFKAPQLAEEMSKHYVPVKIHAAKNPQLTQEFRVDRFPTDVIVTPSGSVLTHGVSPQATQDYVNLLARYAPQAPSAAQPSATGVQPGSQLVAKPNSPPATQAPQAPPTGLSTGAGPQVNQFASQPSAPANDPAAVNGNPYAAAGPSQNPYAAAAAATAAAATAAAAATAPPATATTGLGMPQPSANLAQQTAPPSNGFALPPGMGLPPETKANPSEAAPQFPNQINASTVGHRTEGMSFAGPAQAPTPEPSNSVATSPTTESTDANRGAPTEETTEAPALAMQGYCPVTVIDEDRWEAGNPDFGLIHLGQLFLFRSDEAMETFRANPEAYTPVMNGMDVVLFFEERRLVQGSREWGMKDPEFKRMFFFANEETMNHFYREHSRYTRSAIEVTRQAAADANSIKR